One Prunus dulcis chromosome 8, ALMONDv2, whole genome shotgun sequence DNA window includes the following coding sequences:
- the LOC117637997 gene encoding serine/threonine-protein kinase ATR isoform X2, whose amino-acid sequence MANLSSLLHELRERIAATSATPPNHADDDVLDARFRAVLPNLLHAYVVPSPSANEREVTAVLKLIAHTARNFPGVFYHGKASAILPLLGRILPFFAEPAFRSRHGVIFETVGSLLSLLRTGARDAYRQFFIDSMIVVEDLLYVASVCADVSNIMESTKLTLKCFCESFNAILDDPDHLGDLPASNKPNDGIGILINLTGKIRWQPFATWMIKLLGKCLTEGTLYVEGLINVSFVTAACSLLCYGDADVHMACFEFACVVGSAINYDIIPHQKIIQSISTMLREDKEGLPVFRNIIYDSSIGGCLDALHCSCPEDVVKLTAADLVDVLPHSMRSTKSQELKVALCNAYMRIAKMCPPHIWRPESLVYVLSCPEPCFSLIDCLQVALSILGPDLVGLRIANSNCQSISALTDKSIENSRVGEKRPIQDVDTFKIKRQKVDKEIMSSDSNFQVERKHIHTVACEREDYADYMHQSLLSFVEILKSPGVNPDSLRPEVALTALSMLCIAFCRYPETNLSQSIFNQMYAWIPWAKRENSVALDISIYLEGIHSMLLSQSPLAMGSMQNKDVDADLMHVVKLPWTHSLVNNTGPHHPWKTKCTSVQVACKLGHRTGTETQLEVLDLSLNDEFEEVNIEAIISMPVIVIWSGFGGLSRIFRRLEFLRGERPEKVRNIIPFSLGLLSCLYGSCNDGDGTNRSQCKLVLNMKNEKHGRTADSLLQGFWCSKCDRSVRQNTAVYSKVICPPDMNSREMSLDCNFSHLQSLFLELLYDESEEVQVACVKNIYRILVHGGRDNLIKSRFEWIKCVKYLLLNGKNAVRDAFCTQISSFLDDSVMSYLFLDEDTSNKSKEAEFFNIIEHAFSETKDPQIFETLLESTAEIMIAVDIHSQLFLFSLFLLVDQLDNPHMTVRMNASRLIHKACYFHLKGGFEQILLKVVHVRNELFDYLSARLSSRPSMVKEFTESILGIETEDLVKKMIPVVLPKLVVSQQDDKQALDTLYELAKCLNTDLVPLVVNWLPKVLAFVLHRADVRELAVALQFYHTQTGSDKQEIFAAALPALLDELICFLDGGDSDEINRRLARVPEMIKEVARVLTGGEDLPSFLRNHFVGLLNSIDRKMLHAEDFSLQKQALQRIEMLIKMMGSHLNTYVPKLMVLLMHAIGKEALQSEGLSVLYFFIVQLVKVSPASTKHVISQVFAALIPFLERNEENPIHLDKVVKILEELVLNNRVILKQNVREFPPLPGIPSLIEVNKAIQEARGSMTLKDRLRDVVDGLNHESLNVRYMVVCELSKLLSLKQEEVTALITAESGTDMDILSSLITSLLRGCAEESRTAVGQRLKLVCADCLGALGAVDPAKVQGFSCQRFKIECSDDDLIYELIHKHLARAFRAAPDTIIQDSAALAIQELLKIAGCEASLDENAAASTSGTPKDKEPLNVDASGIMGIDGSSKMNRRGQILWDRFSNYVKEIIAPCLTSRFQLPNVADSSFAGPIYRPSMSFRRWIFYWIRKLTAHATGSRGSIFNACRGIVRHDMQTAIYLLPYLVLNAVCHGTEEARHGITEEILCVLDIAASDNSGDAVHGVNGGKNEVCIQAVFTLLDNLGQWVDDIKQELALSQSFQSVASKQQASKTKDKIHNSLKNQDHLLVQCTYVSKLLSAIPRVSLARASFRCQAYARSLMYYESYVRGKSGSFNPASERSGIFDDDDVSYLMEIYSSLDEPDGLSGFACLRKSMRLQLQDQLLINKKAGNWAEALTSCEQALQMEPTSVQRHSDVLNCLLNMCHLQAMVTHVDGLISRIPQYKKTWCMQGVQAAWRLGRWDLMDEYLSGADEEGLLCSSSESNASFDMDVAKILQALMKKDQFSVDERIALSKQALIAPLAAAGMDSYVRAYPFVVKLHLLRELEDFHTLLADDSFLEKSFQLGDHGFSQVMENWENRLRFTQPSIWAREPLLAFRRLVFASSALGAQVGNCWLQYAKLCRMAGHYETANQAILEAQSTDAPNVHMEKAKLLWSTRRSDGAIAQLQQSLLNMPVEIVGSSAISSITSLSLVPLNLPPLVCDTQSLNENRDIAKTLLLYSRWIHYTGQKQKEDVLSLYSRVRELQPKWEKGYFYMAKYCEEVLADARKRQEENIELGPGKMPTSSDIVGSSNLKTEKLWWSYVPDVLLFYAKGLHRGHKNLFQALPRLLTLWFDFGSMYLTSGTSSDKDLKSVHMKVMSIMRGCLKDLPTYQWLTVLPQLVSRICHQNEEVVRLVKNIITSVLRKYPQQALWIMAAVSKSTVPSRREAAAEILHAARKEFSQGNTGSNLFVQFASLIDHLIKLCFHAGQPRAKTINISTEFSALKRMMPLGIIMPIQQSLTVSLPTYDGKLTDSLRSDIFSATDLPTISGISDEAEILSSLQRPKKIVLMGSDGIERPFLCKPKDDLRKDARMMEFTAMINRLLSKYPESRRRKLYIRTFAVIPLTEDCGMVEWVSHTRGLRHILQDIYINCGKFDRQKTNPQIKRIYDQCHGKIPEDEMLKDKILPMFPPVFHKWFLTTFSEPAAWFRARIAYAHTTAVWSMVGHIVGLGDRHGENILFDSTTGDCVHVDFSCLFDKGLQLEKPELVPFRLTQNMIDGLGITGYEGIFLRVCEITLSVLRMHKETLMSVLETFIHDPLVEWTKSHKLSGVEVQNPHAQRAISNIEARLQGVVVGVGAAPSLPLAVEGQARRLIAEAVSHKNLGRMYIWWMPWF is encoded by the exons TTGAAGCTCATCGCTCACACCGCTAGGAACTTTCCCGGAGTGTTTTACCATGGAAAGGCAAGCGCAATTCTTCCTCTGCTCGGCCGCATCTTGCCTTTCTTCGCAGAACCGGCGTTTCG TTCTCGGCATGGTGTCATCTTTGAAACCGTTGGATCACTTTTATCTTTACTTCGTACCGGAGCACGGGATGCGTACCGTCAGTTTTTCATTGACTCAATGATCGTTGTTGAAG ATCTTTTGTATGTGGCATCAGTATGTGCTGACGTTTCGAATATTATGGAATCAACTAAATTGACTTTAAAGTGTTTTTGTGAGTCCTTCAATGCAATTTTGGATGATCCTGATCATCTTGGAGATCTCCCGGCAAGTAATAAACCGAATGATGGGATTGGTATCTTGATTAACCTTACGGGCAAAATAAGGTGGCAACCTTTTGCAACATGGATGATAAAGCTTCTTGGTAAATGCTTAACTGAAGGAACTCTGTATGTGGAAGGACTCATTAATGTGTCATTTGTTACGGCTGCGTGTTCCCTTCTATGCTATGGAGATGCTGATGTGCATATG GCATGTTTTGAATTTGCATGCGTTGTTGGATCAGCGATAAATTATGACATCATTCCTCATCAGAAGATAATTCAGTCGATATCAACTATGTTAAGGGAGGACAAAGAAGGGCTTCCTGTATTCAG AAACATCATTTATGATTCGTCCATTGGTGGTTGCCTTGATGCATTACACTGTAGTTGCCCTGAAGACGTTGTCAAGCTAACAGCTGCTGATTTAGTTGATGTATTACCTCATTCAATGAGGAGTACCAAAAGCCAGGAGCTTAAG GTTGCATTGTGCAATGCATATATGCGGATTGCGAAAATGTGTCCCCCTCATATCTGGAGGCCAGAGTCTCTCGTTTATGTCCTTTCTTGTCCAGAACCTTGCTTCTCGTTGATAGATTGCTTACAAGTAGCTCTCTCTATACTTGGTCCTGATCTTGTTGGATTGAGAATTGCAAATAGTAACTGTCAGAGTATATCAGCATTAACTGATAAATCAATTGAAAATTCGAGGGTTGGAGAAAAAAGGCCTATTCAGGATGTGGATACTTTCAAGATTAAACGTCAAAAGGTAGATAAAGAAATCATGAGTTCTGATTCTAATTTTCAGGTGGAGCGCAAACATATTCATACAGTTGCTTGTGAAAGAGAAGATTATGCAGATTATATGCATCAGtcacttctttcttttgttgaaattttaaaatctccTGGTGTCAATCCTGATTCTTTAAGACCAGAGGTCGCATTAACAGCTCTTAGCATGCTTTGCATTGCCTTCTGTAGATACCCAGAGACCAATCTGTCACAAAGCATCTTTAATCAGATGTATGCATGGATACCCTGG GCAAAGCGAGAAAATTCAGTTGCACTTGATATTTCCATCTACCTGGAAGGAATTCACAGCATGTTGCTTTCACAGA GTCCCTTAGCAATGGGGAGTATGCAAAATAAGGATGTTGATGCAGACCTTATGCATGTCGTAAAGCTTCCATGGACCCATTCTCTTGTAAATAATACTGGCCCTCATCATCCGTGGAAAACTAAATGCACCTCTGTTCAAGTTGCATGCAAACTTGGTCATAGAACAGGAACTGAAACTCAGCTTGAAGTCTTGGATTTGAGCCTTAATGATGAATTTGAAGAAGTTAATATTGAAGCTATAATTTCGATGCCTGTGATTGTCATTTGGTCTGGTTTTGGTGGGCTGTCACGTATATTCAGAAGGCTTGA GTTCTTGAGGGGAGAGAGACCTGAGAAGGTTAGGAATATTATTCCCTTTTCCCTTGGTCTTTTGTCCTGCCTTTATGGATCTTGTAATGATGGAGATGGCACAAATAGAAGCCAGTGTAAGTTagttttaaatatgaaaaatgagaAACATGGTCGAACGGCAGATTCTTTACTGCAAGGATTCTGGTGTTCAAAGTGTGACAGAAGTGTTAGACAAAATACTGCGGTATATTCAAAAGTCATATGCCCCCCTGATATGAACAGCAGAGAAATGAGTTTGGATTGTAATTTTTCCCATCTGCAGTCTCTATTTCTTGAACTTCTTTATGATGAATCAGAAGAGGTTCAAGTTGCTTGTGTGAAAAATATTTACCGAATACTTGTACATGGGGGCAGAGACAATCTGATTAAGTCAAGATTTGAATGGATTAAATGTGTTAAATATTTACTTCTTAATGGAAAGAATGCTGTAAGAGATGCATTCTGCACCCAGATTAGTTCATTCCTTGATGATTCTGTAATGAGTTACTTATTTCTTGATGAGGACACAtcaaataaaagtaaagaagCAGAGTTTTTTAACATAATCGAGCATGCCTTCTCAGAAACTAAAGATCCTCAAATCTTTGAGACTCTTTTGGAATCTACAGCAGAAATAATGATTGCAGTTGACATTCACAGTCAACTattcttgttttctctttttttgttggttgatCAGCTTGATAATCCACACATGACAGTGAGAATGAATGCATCAAGGCTGATACACAAAGCTTGCTACTTTCATCTGAAAGGGGGATTTGAACAAATCCTTTTGAAAGTTGTCCACGTTCGAAATGAACTATTTGATTATCTGTCTGCGAGGCTGTCTAGCCGTCCAAGTATGGTCAAAGAGTTTACAGAATCAATTCTTGGTATTGAAACTGAAGATCTTGTCAAGAAAATGATTCCTGTTGTTCTTCCGAAGCTTGTAGTGTCTCAGCAGGATGATAAACAAGCACTTGACACCTTATATGAACTGGCTAAGTGCTTAAACACTGATTTGGTGCCTCTTGTAGTTAATTGGCTACCAAAAGTGCTAGCTTTTGTTCTCCATCGAGCAGATGTGAGAGAGTTAGCTGTTGCTTTGCAATTTTACCATACGCAGACTGGTTCTGACAAACAAGAGATCTTCGCTGCTGCATTACCGGCCCTTTTAGACGAACTCATATGCTTTTTAGATGGAGGTGATTCAGATGAGATAAACAGAAG GTTAGCAAGAGTTCCTGAGATGATAAAAGAGGTTGCGAGAGTTCTAACTGGTGGTGAAGATCTTCCCAGCTTTTTGAGGAATCATTTTGTTGGCCTTCTTAACAGTATTGATAGAAAGATGCTCCATGCAGAAGACTTTTCACTGCAGAAACAAGCCTTACAACGCATTGAGATGCTAATTAAAATGATGGGTTCTCACCTTAATACTTATGTGCCTAAACTGATGGTTCTTCTCATGCATGCTATTGGTAAAGAAGCCCTCCAGAGTGAGGGCCTGTCTGTCCTGTATTTTTTCATTGTGCAGCTGGTGAAAGTATCACCAGCTAGCACTAAGCATGTAATTTCTCAAGTTTTTGCTGCTCTTATTCCCTTTTtagagagaaatgaagaaaatccCATACATCTAGATAAAGTGGTTAAAATTTTGGAAGAACTTGTGCTGAATAACAGGGTCATTCTAAAGCAGAATGTACGCGAGTTCCCTCCGTTGCCCGGTATTCCATCTCTAATTGAAGTGAACAAAGCTATACAAGAAGCCCGAGGGTCAATGACATTGAAGGATCGATTGCGTGATGTTGTTGATGGTTTGAATCATGAGAGCTTAAATGTCAGATATATGGTTGTGTGTGAGTTGAGCAAGTTGCTGAGCCTGAAACAAGAAGAGGTAACAGCTCTGATAACTGCTGAAAGTGGTACAGATATGGATATTTTGAGTTCTTTAATCACATCCTTGCTAAGAGGATGTGCAGAAGAATCAAGGACTGCAGTTGGACAGCGGCTGAAGTTGGTATGTGCTGATTGCCTTGGGGCCCTGGGTGCCGTTGACCCTGCTAAAGTGCAGGGCTTTTCATGTCAACGTTTTAAAATTGAATGCTCTGATGATGACCTTATCTATGAGTTAATCCACAAGCACCTTGCAAGGGCTTTTAGAGCTGCACCTGACACTATAATTCAAGACTCAGCTGCATTGGCTATACAGGAACTGCTAAAGATTGCAGGCTGTGAGGCCTCATTAGATGAGAATGCTGCTGCATCTACGTCAGGGACTCCAAAAGACAAAGAGCCTTTGAATGTTGATGCATCTGGGATTATGGGTATTGATGGTAGCAGTAAGATGAATAGAAGGGGTCAGATATTATGGGACCGCTTCTCCAATTATGTTAAAGAGATAATTGCCCCTTGCTTAACCTCTAGATTTCAACTTCCAAATGTTGCTGATTCTTCATTTGCTGGCCCAATTTACAGGCCATCTATGTCATTCAGAAGATGGATATTCTACTGGATAAGAAAGCTGACTGCACATGCCACTGGTTCTCGTGGCAGCATTTTCAATGCATGTCGAGGTATAGTTCGTCATGATATGCAAACAGCAATATATTTGCTTCCGTATTTAGTCCTTAATGCTGTCTGTCACGGCACAGAGGAGGCACGCCATGGCATAACAGAAGAAATCCTTTGTGTTCTTGATATTGCAGCATCTGATAACAGTGGGGATGCTGTTCATGGAGTTAATGGTGGGAAAAATGAAGTATGCATTCAAGCTGTGTTCACTCTCCTTGATAATCTTGGTCAATGGGTGGATGATATTAAACAAGAATTAGCTCTTTCCCAGTCTTTTCAATCAGTGGCATCTAAGCAACAAGCATCCAAGACAAAggataaaattcataactctttgaaaaatcaagatcATCTCCTCGTACAGTGTACATATGTTTCAAAACTGTTGTCTGCAATTCCTAGGGTGTCTCTTGCCAGGGCCTCCTTCAGGTGTCAGGCTTATGCAAGGTCTTTAATGTACTATGAGTCATACGTGAGGGGAAAGTCAGGTTCTTTTAACCCTGCATCTGAGAGAAGTGGCATCTTTGATGATGACGATGTTTCATATCTAATGGAAATATACAGCTCTCTAGATGAGCCTGATGGTCTTTCTGGCTTTGCATGTTTACGGAAATCTATGAGATTACAATTACAGGACCAGctcttaattaataaaaaggcTGGAAACTGGGCAGAGGCTTTAACTTCTTGTGAACAAGCTTTGCAGATGGAACCAACATCAGTTCAAAGGCACTCCGATGTCCTTAACTGTTTATTAAACATGTGTCACCTTCAAGCCATGGTTACTCATGTGGATGGCTTAATTTCTAGGATTCCCCAGTACAAGAAAACATGGTGCATGCAAGGTGTACAGGCAGCATGGAGGCTGGGGAGGTGGGATTTGATGGATGAGTATCTTAGTGGGGCTGATGAAGAAGGTCTACTTTGTAGCAGTTCTGAAAGTAATGCCTCATTTGATATGGATGTTGCAAAGATTCTCCAGGCACTGATGAAGAAGGATCAGTTCTCAGTGGATGAAAGAATTGCCCTCTCGAAGCAAGCGCTCATTGCTCCTCTTGCTGCTGCAGGCATGGATTCTTATGTACGTGCTTACCCATTTGTTGTAAAACTTCACCTGCTACGAGAGCTTGAGGACTTTCACACTCTTCTTGCTGATGACTCTTTCTTGGAGAAATCATTTCAATTGGGTGATCATGGATTCTCCCAAGTGATGGAGAATTGGGAAAACCGTCTCAGGTTTACACAGCCATCAATCTGGGCAAGAGAGCCACTTTTGGCCTTCCGCAGACTGGTTTTTGCTTCCAGTGCTCTTGGCGCTCAAGTTGGGAACTGCTGGCTTCAATATGCAAAGCTCTGTCGCATGGCCGGTCATTATGAGACAGCAAACCAGGCGATTCTAGAAGCCCAATCTACAGATGCACCTAATGTTCACATGGAGAAGGCTAAACTTCTGTGGAGCACCCGGCGATCTGATGGTGCCATTGCACAGTTGCAACAGTCTCTCCTGAACATGCCTGTAGAGATTGTAGGCTCCTctgcaatttcatcaattacTAGTCTTTCACTGGTTCCACTGAACCTTCCGCCTTTAGTTTGTGATACTCAATCTTTGAATGAGAATCGAGATATTGCAAAGACCCTTCTTCTCTATTCTAGGTGGATCCATTACACTGGGCAGAAGCAGAAAGAAGATGTGCTGAGTCTTTATTCGAGGGTGAGGGAACTGCAGCCCAAGTGGGAGAAAGGATATTTCTACATGGCTAAGTATTGTGAGGAAGTTCTTGCCGATGCCAGGAAACGTCAGGAAGAAAACATTGAACTTGGTCCAGGGAAAATGCCGACAAGTAGTGATATTGTTGGTTCTTCAAATTTAAAGACTGAGAAGCTTTGGTGGTCATATGTGCCTGATGTACTGTTATTCTATGCAAAGGGGCTTCATAGGGGCCACAAGAATCTCTTTCAAGCACTTCCAAGGTTGTTAACCTTATGGTTTGACTTCGGCAGTATGTATCTAACAAGTGGCACATCATCCGATAAAGATTTGAAAAGTGTCCATATGAAG GTAATGAGTATAATGCGAGGATGTTTGAAGGATTTGCCAACATACCAGTGGTTAACAGTACTGCCACAGTTGGTTTCCAGAATTTGCCACCAGAATGAGGAAGTTGTTCGATTGGTCAAAAACATCATTACATCAGTTCTCCGGAAATACCCACAACAAGCTCTGTGGATTATGGCAGCAGTTTCAAAATCCACTGTTCCTTCAAGGCGGGAGGCAGCTGCAGAAATCCTACATGCTGCACGAAAAGAGTTCAGCCAAGGAAATACTGGCAGCAATCTGTTTGTGCAGTTTGCAAGTCTGATTGATCACTTAATTAAGTTATGCTTCCATGCTGGTCAGCCAAGGGCAAAAACAATTAATATCTCAACTGAATTTAGTGCCTTAAAGAGGATGATGCCACTGGGAATTATCATGCCAATTCAGCAATCTCTAACTGTTAGCCTACCGACATACGATGGGAAGCTCACTGACTCACTTAGATCTGATATCTTTTCTGCGACTGATCTTCCTACAATATCAGGAATCAGTGATGAGGCCGAGATTCTTTCATCCCTTCAACGACCTAAAAAA ATTGTTTTAATGGGCAGTGACGGCATTGAACGTCCATTCCTCTGCAAACCCAAGGATGACCTTAGGAAAGATGCCCGCATGATGGAGTTCACTGCAATGATAAACCGTTTGTTGTCTAAATACCCAGAAAGCCGTCGAAGGAAACTCTACATTCGCACTTTTGCAGTAATTCCTTTGACAGAGGACTGTGGCATGGTAGAATGGGTGTCCCACACTCGTGGACTTCGGCATATACTTCaagacatatatataaactgTGGAAAATTTGATAGGCAAAAGACAAATCCTCAGATCAAACGAATTTATGATCAATGCCATGGTAAAATACCAGAAGATGAGATGTTGAAGGACAAAATTCTTCCAATGTTCCCTCCAGTGTTTCATAAATGGTTCTTAACCACTTTTTCTGAGCCAGCTGCTTGGTTTAGGGCTCGGATTGCTTATGCACACACTACTGCAGTTTGGTCCATGGTTGGGCATATTGTGGGGTTGGGTGATCGACATGGTGAAAACATTCTTTTTGATTCTACAACAGGTGACTGTGTTCATGTTGATTTCAGTTGCTTATTTGATAAAGGCTTGCAGTTAGAGAAGCCTGAGCTGGTGCCTTTCAGGTTGACTCAG AATATGATTGATGGCTTGGGCATCACTGGTTATGAGGGAATCTTTTTGAGGGTCTGTGAAATCACACTTTCAGTACTGAGGATGCATAAGGAGACTCTGATGAGTGTTCTTGAAACTTTCATCCATGATCCTCTTGTGGAATGGACAAAATCTCACAAGTTAAGTGGAGTAGAAGTTCAGAATCCACATGCTCAG CGAGCAATCAGTAACATTGAGGCAAGGTTGCAAGGAGTAGTTGTTGGTGTTGGGGCAGCGCCATCTTTGCCTCTGGCCGTAGAAGGTCAGGCTCGTCGATTAATAGCTGAAGCAGTCTCCCACAAAAATCTTGGAAGGATGTATATCTGGTGGATGCCTTGGTTCTGA